GTGTTACACACTTACAGATGCATTAAATCATTGTGGTTTACTCTTTAACTCCTTAGTATTTAGCACGGTGCCTAGTAAGTAGAaggtgctgaataaatgtttgctgaatgaatagacaaaggaaagaaaatataattgaaatcCATACTTAATATTAAGTTAAATTGAAATGACATTTACATTTCTATTCAGGAACAGGAaggcttttattttagaatttgtttaGTCATCTTTCtgagtatgttttaaaatacttgtgTATAAAAACACCCCTTTTATTTTGAAGGTTTCCAAATGTCTAGGTAGTTCTGCATTTTTAGatggtggttttaaaattttaattaatatttatagctTCCTCTTGCTGCTTCCcctatgaataaaaattattctttgggTAATGTCTCTGAAATTAATATTGACATTCAAATGATTCGGAAGTGGTTTAATATTCTTATTGCCTTCTCCTATGTTTCCCCAGGGACTATAGTTTCTCTGTGTTTCCCAGAGCCACAAGACAGGAAGCTTTTTCTATCACATGTTTTCTTATCTAATTTTAGAGAGACTAGTAGTTCTTCACTACCCTTTTAAAGTGCAGGGggcaatgatttcttttctttttctttttctttctttcttttttttttttttttaaacagagtctcactccgtctcacaggctgcagtgtagtggcgcgatctcagctcactgcagcctccgcttcccgggttcacgtcattctgcCTCGGCCTGCGGCtcatcccatttttcaatttttgagtttttgagtagctgggattacaggtgcctgccatcacgccaggtaatttttgtagttttagtagagacatggtttttccacgttagccaggctggtctcggactcctgacctcaggtgatccgcccaccttggccgtcctaagtgctgggattacaggcgtgagcgactgcgcccggccccagtgATTTCTTTTCTGCTCCCTTACCCGTCACTTCAGTATCCTGCTGGGCTTGAAAATGTATATCCAAGATAGAGCTATATCAGAAGGCAACTGAATATTTATTCAGGACTATAATGTACAACTTGCACTTTCTGTTGTTTTGGGATAAATATTAGAGATATGTCAACCCATGGAAGCTTCGTCTGAATGTCTGGCTTGGAGGGATGCATCAGGTTTTCTAAATTAAGTCCACATGTAGTATCAAATATTAAAGTAAAGGAAACTTTGAGGACATTTTGGTTAATTTTCTGTCATAGAGGAGGCAAGTGAGGCTTAAAGAACTGCAGGTAATTGTTTCTGTTTACACAACTAGTTACTGGAAGAATCAAAATTCATTTTCAGTTTAACACTCTCTTTTCTacatcccatttttcaatttttgaggACTTATTCTTTTTGATTCTCGTAAATCAAAAATAGTATGAGTGCTATCCGGAGTTTTATGCCTTTGGAGTTTGATATCACCAATACATGATGTTCAAATGCTTGGTGTCCTGCAGAACCATTTACAACATTCTCCTTATGGAAAATGAAAGAGTGAAGAATTTCACAGAGGAAGCAGAGGgaattattttagagaaatttgCAGATCCCTTGAATAATATGTCCTTTTTCCTTAGCAGGTTCACTGACAAGATCATACCAACCAGATGAATCCAGCAAATCACTCCCAGGTGACAGGATTTGTTCTGCTGGGGCTCTCTCAGGTTTGGGAGCTTCGGGtttttttcttcactgttttCTCTACTATGTATTTTATGACTGTAGTGGGAAACCTTCTTATTGTGGTCATAGTGACCTCTGACCCACACCTGCACACGACCATGTATTTTCTCTTGGGCAATCTTTCTTTCCTGGACTTTTGCTACTCTTCCATCACGGCACCTAGGATGCTGCTCGACTTGCTCTCAGGCAACCCTACCATTTCCTTTGGGGGATGCCTCACTCAGCTCTTCTTCTTCCACTTCATTGGAGGCATCAAGATCTTCCTGCTGACTGTCATGGCGTATGACCGCTACGTTGCCATTTCCCAGCCCCTGCACTACACGCTCATTATGAATCAGACTGTCTGTGCACTCCTCATGGCAGCCTCCTGGGTAGGGGGCTTCATCCACTCCATAGTACAGGTTGCATTGACTATCCAGCTGCCATTCTGTGGGCCTGACGAGCTGGACAACTTTTATTGTGATGTGCCTCAGCTGATCAAATTGGCTTGCACAGATACCTTTGTCTTAGAGCTTTTAATGGTGTCTAACAATGGCCTGGTGACCCTGATGTGTTTTCTGGTGCTTCTGGGATCCTACACAGCACTGTTAGTCATGGTCCGAAGCCACTCACGGGAGGGCCGCAGCAAGGCCCTGCACACCTGTGCCTCTCACATTGCTGTGGTGACCTTAATCTTTGTGCCCTGCATCTACATCTATGCAAGGCCTTTTCGGACATTCCCC
This portion of the Macaca mulatta isolate MMU2019108-1 chromosome 14, T2T-MMU8v2.0, whole genome shotgun sequence genome encodes:
- the OR4D5 gene encoding olfactory receptor 4D5 (The RefSeq protein has 2 substitutions compared to this genomic sequence), giving the protein MNPANHSQVTGFVLLGLSQVWELRVFFFTVFSTMYFMTVVGNLLIVVIVTSDPHLHTTMYFLLGNLSFLDFCYSSITAPRMLLDLLSGNPTISFGGCLTQLFFFHFIGGIKIFLLTVMAYDRYVAISQPLHYTLIMNQTVCALLMAASWVGGFIHSIVQVALTIQLPFCGPDELDNFYCDVPQLIKLACTDTFVLELLMVSNNDLVTLMCFLVLLGSYTALLVMLRSHSREGRSKALHTCASHIAVVTLIFVPCIYIYARPFRTFPMDKAVSVLYTIVTPMLNPAIYTLRNKEVIMAMKKLWRRKKDLIGPLERRPLP